The Diachasmimorpha longicaudata isolate KC_UGA_2023 chromosome 14, iyDiaLong2, whole genome shotgun sequence genome includes a region encoding these proteins:
- the LOC135169159 gene encoding uncharacterized protein LOC135169159 codes for MVVERERPLQQRALSDECTSPPPQDMWSPQQQQYLMESTAQINRVAVQLGEFTPEDPELFFGIADRSFHAAGITSESTKFGHICGKLSRSRYATDVRDIILNLPADNPYTYLKTELIKRLSSSQEEKTRKLLEGAEMGDMKPSQFLRHLKNLAGPNFPDDALRTLWVTRLPADVQVLLATQRKASLDDAADLADKTIQILRPRIPPAAPQVAEAAAHSIEALLSLKLSQMALNLEEQFGALRSEIESLKRSSRGDGGSPRGHNFRRERSRSRSTHRQHGTDRICWYHRRFGPEAKMCTQPCNFTAQGNGPSSH; via the coding sequence ATGGTCGTGGAACGAGAGCGGCCACTACAGCAACGAGCACTATCCGACGAGTGCACCTCACCACCACCGCAGGACATGTGGTCTCCACAGCAGCAGCAGTACCTGATGGAGAGTACGGCCCAAATCAACCGAGTAGCCGTGCAGCTAGGAGAGTTCACGCCGGAGGACCCTGAACTGTTCTTCGGCATCGCCGACCGCAGTTTTCACGCAGCCGGGATCACTTCCGAATCAACAAAATTCGGCCATATCTGCGGGAAGCTCTCCAGGTCAAGGTACGCCACCGACGTGCGGGATATCATCCTGAACCTTCCGGCGGACAACCCCTACACATATTTAAAGACGGAGCTCATAAAGCGCCTGAGCTCCTCCCAGGAGGAGAAGACGAGGAAGCTCCTAGAAGGCGCAGAAATGGGAGACATGAAACCGTCTCAGTTTCTGCGCCACCTAAAAAACCTGGCGGGACCCAACTTCCCGGACGACGCTCTCCGGACACTGTGGGTCACGCGCCTTCCGGCCGACGTCCAGGTGTTATTGGCCACCCAGCGCAAGGCCTCCCTCGACGACGCTGCAGATCTGGCCGACAAGACCATCCAGATCCTGAGACCAAGGATCCCACCTGCTGCTCCACAGGTCGCTGAGGCAGCGGCGCACAGCATTGAGGcgctcctgagcctcaagCTGTCTCAGATGGCCCTCAACCTCGAGGAACAATTCGGCGCCTTACGCTCCGAAATTGAGAGCCTGAAGCGGTCGAGCAGAGGAGACGGAGGATCCCCCCGCGGCCACAACTTCAGGCGAGAGAGGTCCAGGTCGCGCTCCACACACCGGCAGCACGGAACCGACCGCATCTGTTGGTATCATCGGCGCTTCGGACCTGAGGCTAAAATGTGCACACAACCGTGCAATTTCACCGCTCAGGGAAACGGACCGAGCAGTCACTAA